Genomic window (Streptomyces sp. NBC_00078):
TACGTTGATCATATGATCACCGAATTCAGGCCCAGGACAGCCGTCGCCATCTGCGCCCTCTGCGTGGCCGGTGTCCTGGCGCTCGCGCCCGTCGCGGCCGCCGCCGGTGCGGAGCCCACCCCACCCGGTGCGCCGCGGGCGACGCCGCATCCGTCGTTCCTGTACCGCCAGGGCACCCAGGTCCGGGCCCATCGTGGGGTGCCCGGGGTACCGGACGTCTCCGCGTTGTCCTGGCTGGTGGCCGACGCCCGCACCGGCGAGGTGCTGGCCGCGCACGACGCGCATCGCGCACTGCCGCCGGCCAGCACGCTCAAGACCCTGTTCGCCCTCACGGTGCTGCCCGCCCTGCCCGCCGACATCGAACACACGGTGAGGGAACGGGAGTTGGAGGACATCGGGCCGGGCAGCAGCAAGGTCGGAGTCGCCGAGGGACAGACGTACCGGATCGCCGATCTGTGGCGCGGAGTCTTCCTCAACTCCGGGAACGACGCCGTGGACGTCCTGGCCTCGCTGAACGGCGGCTGGCACAGGACGGCCACCCGGATGCAGGCCAAGGCACGTTCCCTGGGCGCCCTCGACACACACGTACGGTCGCCCGACGGATACGACACTCCCGGCCAGGTGTCCTCGGCGTACGACCTGGCGGTGTTCGGCCGGGAGGGGCTGCGCAACCCGGACTTCGCGCGGTACTGCGGCACGGCCGTGGCGAAGTTCCCGGGCGGGAGCGGATGGTCGTACGACATCCAGAACACCAATCGGCTGCTGACCGGTGCGGACGGCGTGGAGCCGTACCCGGGGCTGGTCGGTGTCAAGAACGGCTACACCAGCAACGCGGGCAACACCCTGGTCGCCGCAGCCCGTCGCGGCGGGCGCACTCTCGAGGTCACCGTCATGAACCCTCAGGCGGGCGGCGGGTTCACGGTCTACGAGGAGGCACGCGAACTGCTCGACTGGGGGTTCGAGGCCGCCGGTCGCGTCGAACCGGTGGGCTCGCTGGACGGGTTGCGGGCCAGACCGCGGCCGGGGCCCAGCGCCACTCCCGTGGCCGTCGTCGTCCCGGACGGCGGGCCGGGATGGCCCACGGCGGGCGTCATCTCGGGTGCCGCCGTTCTGGGCGCCGCTGCCGTGGCGCTGGTGCTGCGGGGCAAGGGCGGTGTGCCGCCGCGGACTTGACCCACCGGGAGCCACAGCAGCAGGCCCAGGGTGATCCAGGTGTAGGTGTTGCTGCCGAGGAAGCCGTCGATGCCGGACGCATCGTGGAACCACAGCCACACCACGCTGGTGCACAGCACGGAGTACAGGGCGCCCGCCACACGCGCGTGCCCGGTGCGGATCAGCACGGCGAACGACGGCAGCAGCCATACGAGGTGGTGCACCCAGGTGATGGGGCTGACGAGGCAGGCGGTCAGGCCGGTGAGGGCGAACGCGGCCGGCCAGTCCGCCGCCGCGACCGCCCGGCGGGTCCGCCAGGCCCAGATGCCGAGGACCACCAGGACGGCCGCGGCCCAGACCTTGCGGTCCGCTTCCCCGAGGCGGGCCAGGATGCCCTGCAGCGACTGGTTGGAGACGTAGTCGAGGCGGCCCACCCGGCTGGTGTCCCACAGGGCCTGCGTCCAGTAGAAACGGGAGGCGCCCGGCGCGACCCCGCCGGCGAGCGCGGTCGCCGCGGCCGCGACGGCCGTCGCGACGGCTGCGGCACGCCATCGGCGGGCGAGCAGGAGCAGTCCGATGAAGACGGCCGGGGTCAGTTTGATCGCGGCCGCGAGGCCTATGCCGACGCCCGCTGGGCGCTCCCGCCCGGTGCTGAGCAGCCAGGCGTCGGCCAGCACGAGCGCCAGCAGCAGAAGGTTGACCTGACCGAAGCTGAAGGTGTCACGGAGTGGTTCGAACAGGGGGAGCAGACAAACGCCCAGGGCGCAGCCGAACCAGCCGTAGCGGCGCCATGCTCCGTCGGTCAGGATGTGCAGCACCAGTGCCAGGGCCGCCAGGTTGAGCAGCAAGGAGCCGACGATCGCGGTGTGCAGACCGACGAGGGCCATGGGCAGCATGCTGACGGCGGCGAACGGCGGGTACGTGAAGCCGTACGTCGTCCCCGGCACCTCGTAGTCGTAGATCCGTCCGCCGTGGTGGATCCAGCTGTTGACGGCACCGTAGTAGACGCGCAGGTCGAACCAGTCGCGCAG
Coding sequences:
- a CDS encoding glycosyltransferase 87 family protein, yielding MTPPRTDRGRLLLVLTLAVAVAVFTATVPLLRDWFDLRVYYGAVNSWIHHGGRIYDYEVPGTTYGFTYPPFAAVSMLPMALVGLHTAIVGSLLLNLAALALVLHILTDGAWRRYGWFGCALGVCLLPLFEPLRDTFSFGQVNLLLLALVLADAWLLSTGRERPAGVGIGLAAAIKLTPAVFIGLLLLARRWRAAAVATAVAAAATALAGGVAPGASRFYWTQALWDTSRVGRLDYVSNQSLQGILARLGEADRKVWAAAVLVVLGIWAWRTRRAVAAADWPAAFALTGLTACLVSPITWVHHLVWLLPSFAVLIRTGHARVAGALYSVLCTSVVWLWFHDASGIDGFLGSNTYTWITLGLLLWLPVGQVRGGTPPLPRSTSATAAAPRTAAPEMTPAVGHPGPPSGTTTATGVALGPGRGLARNPSSEPTGSTRPAASNPQSSSSRASS